GGCGATCACAGAGACGCTGGGGAACTGCAGATCCGGGAACATCTGCTGGCGCAGCTGCGGCAGCACGAAGGCGCCCGCGCCGAGGATCGCCACGGTTATCAGCGCGACGAGCCCGCGGTTGGCGAGGCTCAGCCTGGCCAGAAAGGACATGACGACTCCAGGAGCTTCACGGTCGAAGGTATGGGGGAATGACGACCGCCGCAGTCAACCAGGCCAACGCGCAGGAACTGTGAACTGAAGCTGAAAGCAGGCCGAAAGCCGCTCGCAGATCCGTGCTCCATGGAGTTGTCGGGGGTGACAGGGGGATACGAGGCTCCACGATACGCAGCACCGCCCGGCGAACCGGTTCAAAACGGGCGTGACGCGTATGACTTTCAGCATTTATTCGGGATTCCTGCAGGGCGCATGCGGGACGGCTCGGGCACACTTGCCGCACTCGACGATGGGAGAGCGGGCGATGAAGCCGGAGAAGGGCGAACAGCGGCGGCTGCTCGTGGTCGACGACGAGCCCACCATCGTGTCGCTGCTGTCGGCCAGCCTGCGCTTCGTCGGCTTCGAGGTGCGCACCGCCGCCACCGGCGCCGAGGCACTCGCCGTGGCCGCCGAGTTCAAGCCCGAGCTCCTGGTGCTCGACGTGATGCTGCCCGACTGCGACGGCTTCGAGGTGGTCCGGCGGCTGCGCGCGAACGGCGCGCACGTGCCCGTGCTGTTCCTGACCGCCCGGGACGGCGTCCAGGACAAGATCACCGGGCTGACCGTGGGCGGCGACGACTACGTCACCAAGCCGTTCAGCCTGGAGGAGGTCGTCGCCCGGATCCGGGCCGTGCTGCGGCGCACCTACGCCGGGGTGGCCGCGCCCGCGGACGACTCCACGCTGCGCTTCGCCGACCTCGAACTCGACGAGGAGACCCACGACGTGCGCCGCGGCGGCAAGCTGGTGCGGCTCAGCCCGACCGAGTTCAAGCTGCTGCACTACCTGATGGTCAACGCCGACCGGGTCGTCTCCAAGGCGCAGATCCTCGACCACGTCTGGCGCTACGACTTCGGCGGCGACGCCCGCATCGTCGAGTCCTACATCTCGCTGCTGCGCCGCAAGGTGGACATCGTCGACCCACCCCTGATCCACACGCTGCGCGGGTTCGGGTACTCGCTGCGGCTGCCCCGGTCGTGAAGCGCCTGGTGCGCGGGCCGAAGCGCTGGTCCCTGCAGGCGCGGCTGCTCGCGGGCGTGCTGGCGCTGGTCTGCGCCGGGTTCGTGGTCGCCGACATGGCCAGCGTCGCGCTGCTGCGCATGTACCTCGTCGAGCGCATCGACGAGCAGCTGCACCTCACCATGCAGCAGCTGGTCAAGCTGGAGCCGGCCGACGTCACCGACGCCGAGGCCGAGCTGCTGTCCCAGTCCAGGCGCAAGGGCAAGACCTACTTCGACGCGTACGTGCTGGAATTCCTCGACGAGAACGGCAGGCAGCAGGTCCGCTACGCGGGCGGCGACGAGCAGCGCGGCGGGCCCGCCCTGCCCGCGCTCGACATCGCCTCGGTGCGCCAGCGCGCGGGCACCCCGTTCTTCGTGCCCAACGCGGAGTCCTATCACCGGCACCCCGGCTACCAGGTGCTCGTCGGCGAGCGGGAGAGCGGCAAGGGCAGCGTCGTCATCGCGTACGACCTCACCGGCGTCGCCAAGACCATGGGCCGGCTCGGCGCGATCGAGATCGCGGTGACCCTCGCCGTGCTGGGCCTGGCCACCGCGCTCGGCGTCTGGGTGATCCGGATGAGCCTGCGCCCGCTCACCGAGGTCGAGCAGACCGCCGAGAAGATCATCGCCGGGGGCGACCTGTCCCGCCGGGTGCCCGAGCAGGCCGGCACGCGCACCGAGATGGGCCGGCTGTCGCGCACCCTCAACACCATGCTCACCCAGATCGAGGGCTCGTTCGCCGAGCGTACGGAGTCCGAGGCGCGGCTGCGCCGCTTCGTCGCCGACGCCTCGCACGAGCTGCGCACCCCGCTCGCCGGCATCCGCGGCCTCGCCGAGCTGCACCGGCAGGGCGTCGTCACCGACCCCGCCGAGGTGTCCGCGCTGCTCGCCCGCATCGAGACCGAGGCCACCCGGATGGGCCTGCTCGTCGAGGACCTGCTGCTGCTCGCCCGGCTCGACGAGCAGCGCCCGCTGCGCAGCGAGCCCGTCGACCTGGTGCCGCTGGCCGCCGATGCGATCGAGGCGGCGCAGCTGCGCGACCTGGAGCGGCCGCTGCGGCTGGAGCTGCTCGACGGCGAGCCGCCCGTGGTCCGCGGCGACGAGGACCGGCTGCGGCAGGTCGTCACCAACCTGGTCGGCAACGCGCTGACGCATACGCCCGCCGGGACGCCGGTCACGGTCCGGGTCGGCGTCGAGGGCGACCGAGCGCTGCTCGAAGTCGTCGACCGCGGCCCCGGTCTCGCGCCGGAGCACGCCGAACGGGTCTTCGAGCGCTTCTACCGCGCCGACCCGGCGCGAGCGCGCGACCACGAGCGTTCTCCCGCGGCCGGTTCCGGGCTCGGCCTGTCCATCGTGGCCGCGCTGGTCACCGCCCACGGCGGCGACGTCTGCCACCGGGCCACCCCCGGCGGCGGCGCCACCTTCCGGATCACCCTTCCCCTGGCCTGACACCCGCGCCGCACCCTGCCTGCGTGGCGCCGAGCCCCGTGCGGCGGCTGACCTTCGAAGATCGCTGGTTCGTGTCGAAACCTGTGGTCCAGCCCCACTTTTGGACACATACCGCCGATCATGGGTGGCCGCCCGGTCGCGTGTGGGGAGGGCTGCGGTCGGATGATCGCGGTCTCGTGTCGGAATCTGTGGTCTGGCCCCACTTTTGGACACGAAACGCTGATCAATGGGCCGCCGCCCCCGGTGCCCGGCGGGCGGGCCGGGCCGGATGATCGCGGTCTCGTGTCCCAACCTGGGGTCCAGCCCCACTTCCCGACACGAACCGCCGATCATCCCGGCGGGCACCCGAAACCCTCGCGTTGATCACGGCGCCAGGGTCGCGACACGCCGTCGAACCCGTCCATAAGTTCATGATCAACGCGTAAGGGGGCGGGGTGGGGGATGGACCTTAAGGGTGGGTTAAAGATGGGGGGAGGGCTCTTGTGTGGTCGGGGTCACGGGATTAACTTTTAGCAAACTTAACTAACGGTTTCCCTGTGATTGCTGAGCCGCCCACCAGGAGGGTGATCGTGCAACGTAAACCGCTACTCAATCTCTTCGTCGCCACGGCGACGGCGCTGGTCGGGACCGCCGTGGCCGTCGCGGTCGCGGGCACCGCCGGTGGCGCCGTGGTGGACCACAACGCCTGCCGGCCGGACGGTCTCTATCAGACCCCGAACGTGGCCGTGCCCTACTGCGACGTCTACGACACCAACGGCCGCGAGGCGATGGGCGCCGGTCACCCGCGCCGCATCATCGGCTACTTCACGAGCTGGCGCACCGGCAAGAACGGCGCCCCCGCCTACCTCGCGAACCAGATCCCGTGGACGAAGATCACGCACATCAACTACGCGTTCGCGCACGTCGACGGGACCAACAAGATCTCGATCGGCGACCCCACCGCGGCGAACAACGCGTCCACGAACATGACCTGGCCCGGCGTGGCCGGTGCGGAGATGGACCCGGCGTTCCCCTACACGGGCCACTTCAACCTGCTCAACAAGTTCAAGAAGCAGTACCCGGACGTCAAGACGCTGATCAGCGTCGGCGGCTGGGCGGAGACCGGCGCGTACTTCGACGCCAACGGCACCCGGATCGACTCCGGCGGCTTCTACCGGATGACCACCAACGCCGACGGCTCGGTCAACACGGCGGGCATCAACACGTTCGCCGACTCGGTCGTGTCGTTCCTGCGCACGTACGGGTTCGACGGCGTGGACATCGACTACGAGTACCCGACGTCCAACAAGGACGCGGGCCACCCGCTCGACTTCGCGCAGTCCAACGCGCGCCGGGCCGGCCTGAACGCGTCGTACCAGGTGCTGATGAAGGCGCTGCGCGAGAAGCTGGACACGGCCGCCGCGAGTGACGGCAAGTACTACATGGTCACCGTCGCCGCTCCGGCCTCCGGCTGGCTGCTGCGCGGCATGGAGTCCTACCAGGCCACGCAGTACCTCGACTACATCAACATCATGTCGTACGACCTGCACGGCGCCTGGAACCAGTACGTCGGCCCGAACGCGTCGCTGTTCGACGACGGCGCAGACAACGAGCTGACCGCGGGCGGCGTGTACAGCGCCTACTCCGGCATCGGCTACCTCAACACCGACTGGGCGTACCACTACTACCGCGGCGCGGTGCAGAGCGGCCGGATCAACATCGGCGTGCCGTACTACACCCGCGGCCACAAGGACGTCACCGGCGGCACCAACGGCCTCTGGGGCACCGCGGCGAAGACGGCGAACTGCCCGATCGGCACGCAGAGCCCGTGCGGCAACGGCGCCATCGGCATCGACAACCTGTGGCACGACCTCGACCCGCAGGGCAACGAGGAGCCGGCCGGCTCGAACCCGATGTGGCACGCGAAGAACCTGGAGAACGGCATCGCCGGCTCCTACCGGACGGCGTACGGGCTCACCCCGGCCACCGACCCGAACGACAACCTGACCGGCACCTACACCCGCCACTACTCGTCGACCCTGGTCGCGCCGTGGCTGTGGAACGCCACCAAGAAGGTGTTCCTGTCCACCGAGGACGAGCAGTCGATCGCGGCCAAGGCCGACTACGTGGTCAACCGCGGCATCGGCGGCATCATGATCTGGGAACTGGCGGGCGACTACGCCTTCGACACCGCGGCCGGTGAGTACCGGATGGGCAACACGCTCACCAACACCATCGCGTCGAAGTTCGCCAGCGCGTCGCCGTACGGCGCCAGCCGGTCCAACACCGCGCTGCCCGCCCAGACGCTGAACGTGGACGTGTCGCTCGGCCAGTTCGCGCTCGGCGACTCGAACTACCCGATCAACCCGAAGCTGAAGCTGACCAACAACTCCACCACCACCATCCCCGGCGGGGCGACCCTGGACTTCGACTACGGCACCTCGGCGCCGGGCACGATGAGCCAGCAGTCCGGCTGGACGATGACGGTCACCCCCGGCCACACCGGCAACAACGTCGGCGGCCTGAAGGGCGACTTCCACCACGCGAAGGTGACGCTGCCGAGCTACCTGTCGGTGGCGCCGGGCGCGAGCGTCGAGATCACGCTGAACTACGTGCTCCCGATCGGGTCGCCGTCCAACTACACGCTCACCTTCGGCGGCCAGACCTACAACCTGTCGGTCAACCGCGGCCGCGGCGGGGTCACCCCGTCCGGCACGGCCTCGCCGAGCACGCCGACCTCGCCCAGCGCGTCGCCGAGCACCCCGGCCACCTGCACCGACCCGGCGTGGGTCGCCACGCAGGTGTACACCGGCGGCAACCGCGTCTCGCACAACGGCCGGTCGTGGCGGGCGCAGTGGTGGACGCAGAACGAGACGCCCGGCGTCGCGTCGGTCTGGGTCGACCTCGGCCCGTGCGCGGGCGGCAGCGCCTCGCCGTCGTCCTCGCCGAGCGCGTCGCCGTCGCCGAGCCGCAGCACCTCGCCCAGCCCGAGCGTCTCGCCGAGCGCCAGCGCGTCGCCGTCGGCCAGCCCGTCGACGTCGCCCGGGGCGTACCCGGCCTGGGCGCCGAACACCTACTACGCGGCGGGTGTCCGGGTCACCTACGGCGGCCGCACCTGGCAGTGCCGCCAGAACCACACCTCGCTGGTCGGCTGGGAGCCGCCGAACGTCGGCGCCCTCTGGCTGGCGGTCTGAAACCGGCCCGTCCCGGCGCGCCCCCCTTCCAACGGCGCGCCGGGACGGCCCTCCATCCCGCGCAACTGTGATGCCGGTCATCGTCTGAGCAGGTCTGACAGCTCAGACGGGGCCGGCATCCGGCATGATGACGGCGTGGGAACCACCGCGTTCGTGTTCGGCGGCGGCGGCGTGCTCGGCGCCGTCGAGGTCGGCATGCTGCGCGCGCTGTTCCGGGCCGGCATCCGCCCGGACCTGGTGACGGGCGTGTCCATCGGCGCGGTCAACGCCGCGCTGCTCGCCGCGCACCCCGAGCCCGAGGTCACCGACAAGCTGGTGCGCCTGTGGGCCACCCCCGAGATGAACGAGGTGTACGGCGACTCGGTGCCGCGCCAGCTGCGCCGCCTGGCCACCCGCACCCACCTGCACTCGCCCGCCCCGCTGCAGCGGGTGCTGGAGCGGTCGATGCGGTCCGGGATCACCTTCGCCGACATGGCCGTGCCGCTGCACCTGTGCGCCGCGAACGTCGAGCGCGCCGAGGCGCACTGGTTCAGCGAGGGCCGCGTGCTCGACGCGGTGCTGGCCGCGGCCGCCCTGCCCGGCCTGCTGCCCCCGGTGGAGCTGGGCGGCGAGCACTACCTCGACGGCGGCCTGGTGGCGTATCCGATCACGCGGGCGATCGAGCTGGGCGCCGACGAGGTGTTCCTGCTGCAGGTGGGCCGCCTGGAGCGCCCGCTGCAGCCGCCGCAGCGCCCGTGGGAGGCGACCAACGTCGCCATGGAGATCGCGCGCCGGGTCCGCTTCACCCGCGAGCTGGCCGCCGTGCCCGAGGGCGTGCGCGTGCACGTCCTGCCCGGCGGCGCCGGCGCCGACGAGAGCCCGTGGGCGTACCGCGACGCCGCCGCCGTGGGCCGCCGCGTCAGCGAGGCCTACGCCGCGTCCCGCGACTACCTCGCCGCCGTCGGCCGCTGACCGACCCGACCCCCTGAAGATCGTCCGACTTGCCTGGCAGGTGGGCGTATCTTGAGTCGCCATACCCCCATGTGCCTGGCAAGCCGGACGATCAACGGCGGGGGGTCAGGCGACGCCGGGGATCATGGGGCCGGAGGTGGTCTTCTTGGCCGAGCGGCCGGAGGCGATGCCTAGGACGAGCTGGATGATGCCGAGGGCGATCAGCCAGAGGCCGGCGATCCAGACGAGCACGGTCAGGGTGGGGCCGGGCCAGAGGAAGAGGATCAGGCCGGCCACGATGCTGAGGACGCCGAGCAGCACGGTGCCGATCTTCGGCCAGGTGCCGTGGGTGCGGGCGAAGCCGGTGACGATCTCGGCCACGCCGCCGACGATCCAGACGATGCCCAGGATCGCGGCGAGCACGGTGACCGTGCCGGTCAGGTGGCGCAGGCACAGGATGCCGACGATCACGTAGAGCACGCCGACCACCGCGATCAGGGCGCGGTGCCCGCCGCTGACGCCCTTGCTGGTCAGGCCCTCCGCGACGCGGAAGATGCCGACCAGGATCAGCCAGATGCCGAGCAGCGTGACGAGGAAGAGCAGCGTCTTGTCCGGCCAGAAGATGAGGAAGAGCCCGGCGGCCAGCGACACGAGCCCGCCGAAGATCGCCATCCGCTTGAACGACTGCAGTGCCGCGGTCTCCAGTGCGGCGTCTCCGTACGGATCACTCATGATGGGAAGATATCTCGCAATATCCCAGAATTCTCCCTTTTCGGATGAGTAGCCTCAGGCTGGAGTGAGGGGGAGCAATGAAGAGGGGCCCGCTGGAGTTCGTGGTCGTCGAGTTCACCGACGGCTTCCCCGGGCGCCGTCTCGGCCCCGAGCTGCACCGCCTGGTCGACCAGGAGATCGTCCGGATCATCGACATGGTGGTGGTCGACCGCGCCGCCGACGGCACGGTCACCTCGCACGAGCTGAGCGAGTACGAGGGCGACGCCGAGTTCGAGGCGATCGACGCGGCCATCCAGGCGGTCGACGGGCTCATCTCCGAACAGGACGTGCAGGATCTCGCGGAGACGATCAGGCCCGGCGCCAAGGCGCTGGTGCTGCTGTTCGAGCACCTGTGGCTGAGCAGCCTGCGCGCTGTCATCGACGAGGCGGGCGGCGAGATCGTGATGGCCGAGCGCATCCCGGGACCGGTGGTGGACGCGATCGAGGAGGCCGCCGTGGCCGCGGGCGGGAGGCTGCCGTGATGCTGCGCCGGCCGCCGGTGGCCCGGCACGGGCCGGGCCTGCTGGGCACGGCCGCCCGCGCCTGCGCGGTGGCGGGGCCGACGGGCGGGCCGACCCCGTGGACGGACCGGGGGCGGCACGACGACGCGCAGCGCGAGGCCGCCCGGCAGGCGGTGCGCGAGCACCAGCGGCTCGGCGAGCTGGCCGACCTGCGCGCCGCCGGGGTGCTGACCGCGACCGAGTTCGCGGCCGCCAAGGCAAGGCTGCTGGGCTCGTGATGGAGGAGCCGGCACACGAGCCGTCGCGGACGGCCTGGGAGCAGCGGCTGGCCGGTGCCGAGGCGGGCGCCGAGCGAGCGCGTACGCCCGAGGCGCCGCCCGCCCCGCGGGGCCGCCCGGCGCGGACCGCGCGCTGGATCGGGGCGACGCTGCTCGCCCTGCTCGCCGGCGTGCTCGTGGTGGCGTCGGTGACGGCCCGCT
The Catellatospora sp. IY07-71 DNA segment above includes these coding regions:
- a CDS encoding response regulator transcription factor; this translates as MKPEKGEQRRLLVVDDEPTIVSLLSASLRFVGFEVRTAATGAEALAVAAEFKPELLVLDVMLPDCDGFEVVRRLRANGAHVPVLFLTARDGVQDKITGLTVGGDDYVTKPFSLEEVVARIRAVLRRTYAGVAAPADDSTLRFADLELDEETHDVRRGGKLVRLSPTEFKLLHYLMVNADRVVSKAQILDHVWRYDFGGDARIVESYISLLRRKVDIVDPPLIHTLRGFGYSLRLPRS
- a CDS encoding HAMP domain-containing sensor histidine kinase; protein product: MKRLVRGPKRWSLQARLLAGVLALVCAGFVVADMASVALLRMYLVERIDEQLHLTMQQLVKLEPADVTDAEAELLSQSRRKGKTYFDAYVLEFLDENGRQQVRYAGGDEQRGGPALPALDIASVRQRAGTPFFVPNAESYHRHPGYQVLVGERESGKGSVVIAYDLTGVAKTMGRLGAIEIAVTLAVLGLATALGVWVIRMSLRPLTEVEQTAEKIIAGGDLSRRVPEQAGTRTEMGRLSRTLNTMLTQIEGSFAERTESEARLRRFVADASHELRTPLAGIRGLAELHRQGVVTDPAEVSALLARIETEATRMGLLVEDLLLLARLDEQRPLRSEPVDLVPLAADAIEAAQLRDLERPLRLELLDGEPPVVRGDEDRLRQVVTNLVGNALTHTPAGTPVTVRVGVEGDRALLEVVDRGPGLAPEHAERVFERFYRADPARARDHERSPAAGSGLGLSIVAALVTAHGGDVCHRATPGGGATFRITLPLA
- a CDS encoding chitinase C-terminal domain-containing protein; protein product: MQRKPLLNLFVATATALVGTAVAVAVAGTAGGAVVDHNACRPDGLYQTPNVAVPYCDVYDTNGREAMGAGHPRRIIGYFTSWRTGKNGAPAYLANQIPWTKITHINYAFAHVDGTNKISIGDPTAANNASTNMTWPGVAGAEMDPAFPYTGHFNLLNKFKKQYPDVKTLISVGGWAETGAYFDANGTRIDSGGFYRMTTNADGSVNTAGINTFADSVVSFLRTYGFDGVDIDYEYPTSNKDAGHPLDFAQSNARRAGLNASYQVLMKALREKLDTAAASDGKYYMVTVAAPASGWLLRGMESYQATQYLDYINIMSYDLHGAWNQYVGPNASLFDDGADNELTAGGVYSAYSGIGYLNTDWAYHYYRGAVQSGRINIGVPYYTRGHKDVTGGTNGLWGTAAKTANCPIGTQSPCGNGAIGIDNLWHDLDPQGNEEPAGSNPMWHAKNLENGIAGSYRTAYGLTPATDPNDNLTGTYTRHYSSTLVAPWLWNATKKVFLSTEDEQSIAAKADYVVNRGIGGIMIWELAGDYAFDTAAGEYRMGNTLTNTIASKFASASPYGASRSNTALPAQTLNVDVSLGQFALGDSNYPINPKLKLTNNSTTTIPGGATLDFDYGTSAPGTMSQQSGWTMTVTPGHTGNNVGGLKGDFHHAKVTLPSYLSVAPGASVEITLNYVLPIGSPSNYTLTFGGQTYNLSVNRGRGGVTPSGTASPSTPTSPSASPSTPATCTDPAWVATQVYTGGNRVSHNGRSWRAQWWTQNETPGVASVWVDLGPCAGGSASPSSSPSASPSPSRSTSPSPSVSPSASASPSASPSTSPGAYPAWAPNTYYAAGVRVTYGGRTWQCRQNHTSLVGWEPPNVGALWLAV
- a CDS encoding patatin-like phospholipase family protein, which gives rise to MGTTAFVFGGGGVLGAVEVGMLRALFRAGIRPDLVTGVSIGAVNAALLAAHPEPEVTDKLVRLWATPEMNEVYGDSVPRQLRRLATRTHLHSPAPLQRVLERSMRSGITFADMAVPLHLCAANVERAEAHWFSEGRVLDAVLAAAALPGLLPPVELGGEHYLDGGLVAYPITRAIELGADEVFLLQVGRLERPLQPPQRPWEATNVAMEIARRVRFTRELAAVPEGVRVHVLPGGAGADESPWAYRDAAAVGRRVSEAYAASRDYLAAVGR
- a CDS encoding HdeD family acid-resistance protein; protein product: MSDPYGDAALETAALQSFKRMAIFGGLVSLAAGLFLIFWPDKTLLFLVTLLGIWLILVGIFRVAEGLTSKGVSGGHRALIAVVGVLYVIVGILCLRHLTGTVTVLAAILGIVWIVGGVAEIVTGFARTHGTWPKIGTVLLGVLSIVAGLILFLWPGPTLTVLVWIAGLWLIALGIIQLVLGIASGRSAKKTTSGPMIPGVA
- a CDS encoding DUF6325 family protein, with the protein product MKRGPLEFVVVEFTDGFPGRRLGPELHRLVDQEIVRIIDMVVVDRAADGTVTSHELSEYEGDAEFEAIDAAIQAVDGLISEQDVQDLAETIRPGAKALVLLFEHLWLSSLRAVIDEAGGEIVMAERIPGPVVDAIEEAAVAAGGRLP
- a CDS encoding SHOCT domain-containing protein → MLRRPPVARHGPGLLGTAARACAVAGPTGGPTPWTDRGRHDDAQREAARQAVREHQRLGELADLRAAGVLTATEFAAAKARLLGS